The Akkermansia sp. RCC_12PD genome contains the following window.
AACTCCGCGGCAGGTTCCCATTTGCCTTCGGAATTGAGTTTTTCATACACGCGGGAAACGGCAAAGCCCCGGTTGACGGCGGCACCATCTTCCTGGGTCTTGCTGCGCCCGTGGGCTTCCGCATTCCCGTAAACGGTGGAACCGGCATCAGGAAGGCTCAGCACGGCCTTTTCCCCCACTGCCGTACGGAATTGCGCAGGGGAAGCCAGGGAGCATGTTCCGCTCGTCACCTGCGCCCCCCGATCCACCCGGAAGGGTGCGGAAACGGAAGATTCCTTCACTTCCTTGAGATACTCGCCCAGCAACATGACGTCCCATCCGGAAGACCAGGTCGTGTACAGAGGCCTTTCTCCAAAGGGGCGCGACGTCCTGTCCATGATCAACCGGGCCAGGCGGATCCGGGCAGCGGCATCGCCGGAAGACAGGGACATGTCCGCCAGACCTCTTAAAAGCTGAATATGGGACGATTCCTTCTTCTCCGGTTCCGTATTTATCAGACGACGCCCCAGCGTTTCGGCATCCGGACGGGAAGACAATGCTACGGCCAAAGCCAGGTACATCCGGTTTTCCGGACTCAATGAACCGGACCTGTCCAGCAGGCGGTTCAGCAGGGAGTCCGGCAGGCGCTTTGCCCGCGCAAGAACCCATGCTCCCAGCAAATCCCCCTGGGGATTATTGGACAAGCTCCTTGCCAGATAACCGTATAACTTGTCCAGGGGCTTTTCCGGAACGTCAATTCCGCTTTCCCGTGCCAGAGTAAGCACCAGGGCGGCATAAGGGCAATACTCGCTCACCGAAGTTCCGCCCTGCCAGTAGGCCAGGCCCCCGTCGGGAAGCTGGTTTCTCAGAATCTTCTGGATGCCTCCCCTCAGAGCCTTGCTGCGTTCTTCCTTAGTCTTTCCTTTGAAATCGGGCAGATATTTGGCCAGTAGCGGTTCGTAAATCCAAGGCAAGGTGGATGAAGAAAGCTGTTCCAGGCAGCCGTAGGGATAACGCAGCAGGAAATTCACGCTTCCGTTCGCATAAATGAGCGGCGATGTGCTGAGAGTCACCTGTACGGGAGTGCCCGGCAGGAAAGGCGTAGATAACATGCCGGGAACATCCAGCGTGCTGCCGGAAGAAAGGGAGAAACAGCGCAACTCACGCAAATCCGGGAAGGGAGGAACCACCTCAAACGTATTGGCTGCGGCATCCCGCAGCAGGGAGTAAACACCGGAGGAATACGACACTCCTTCCGCATCCGCGGCACGGATTTCCCATATCAGCCGGGCCTCTCCGGACTTATGGAATTTAACATTGAAAACCAGTGTTTTCGGCTGATTTCCCTCCAGCGTCAGCGTTTGAGTGGGCTGGGGAACAGCGGCAATATCATTGGACTTCAGCGTTACCGTCCATTTCCCTTTCCTGGTACCCGTTTGGCTGACAGTCACCGGGATATTCAGGGAATCCCCTGCCGTGGCGGTGAAAGGAGGGGCAGGTTCCAGCATGATGGGCTTGTTCACCACATAAGCCCCTTCCCCGTTGCCGAAGTCGGAATCCCCCGCCAGAACGACGGCCATGACCCGGTAGCGGGTCAACGTGTCCGGATTCCTGTAGGAAGCCTTGAAACGTCCCTGTTCATCCGTCCGGATGGAGGAAAGCCAGACCGCGCAAGGGTTGAAATCCTCCCTTAAATACACCGCCTGCTGCGCCGCAGCGTTCATGGGTGAACCGAAAACGCCGTCCCCACCTCCGATGAACATGCCCTTGTTATCCGTGGAACGGCTTCCCCAGTCCTCATCCAGAATTTGCTCCAGCGTCGTCCAGGTACCCACTGACAAGGGACGGTCCGCATAAAAATACCGGATGGGCTGCGGCGTCCGGTAACCGATGACTTGAAGGGTGCCTTCATCTTCCGCAAACAGGCATACGTCCGCATTGCGGACAGGCTTGCCGCGGTGGTCCGTGACCACGCCGCTGACTGTGGCGATGGAGCCCGGCAGGGACATGCCGGCGGGAACCTTCATCTCCACATTCAGCATATTGTCTGCCGACTGCACCTTCAGCGCGGCATATCCCAGCTTCAACTGGGGATTCTGAACCTTGCGGCTGCTTAAATCCGCCCCCTTGACCAGGAAAACGGACACATAAACATTCGGAGCATCCATGCTCTCCAGCGGAATTTCTATAACGGGATTGTCCAGCGTCAGCGTCCTGGTAAAGCTCCGCAGCACCTTCTCGCGTTCCACCGTCACGATGACCTCTCCTTCAATGGGCGTCTGGACCAGCAGACGCGCCGTATCTCCCGGCTTGTACAGTTGTTTGTCCGGAATGATCTTCACTTTCAAGCCGTCATGATATTCCCACGGAGAAACGTCGCTGCCGTACACCCAGTACTTCACGGCAGTCCGGAATTCCCGGCCTTCCGGATCACGTCCGGACAGCGTCACCTCATAAATGCCATCCTGCGTTGTAGGAATGGATACGGGCTTGCCGCCTTCCTGAAGATTGGCGGAATCCGACGGAGCGAGAACCAGTTCCTTCTTCTCAACGGTGCTTGTCAATGGTTCGTTGCGCACGGTAGTGGTATGGTCTCCATCATAACGCGTGGACTGGAAGGCGGTGCGGGTTACTTCCAAATTCAATGGCAAATCCCCTCCGGCGTAAGGCTTGCCGTCCAGACCCACGGCAATCAGCCGCAAATCCAGCGGCGTACCCTGGCGGCAGATGGAGGAAATATTCTTTACGCCCACGAATACGGAGGCTGGATTCCACGTGGCATTGCGCGCAGCCTTGATCAACTGTTCATTCCCGTTGGTAACGGAAGCGGTCAGTATCAATTTCCGGACGCGCGGAAAAGCCTGCCCGTCCAGGGAAAACTCCACGGCATTCTTCCCGTTCGCGTCCAGAACAGCGGACTGCTGCTGCATGCCTGACGAGGGACTTCCGCCGGAATAACCGTAATAAGCATCCCAATACCCATAATCCTCATTCCGGTAATCACCGAAACGGTAATCCTTGTATCCTGCCGGATAAAAATTGGAAAAAATGCTGCGCAGCCCCCAGTTCACCTTCCCTCCGGAAACGGGCGTTCCGGTGAAATTCGTGGCTTTCACGTCGGCCTTCAACACCTTGTCGCCGGGTTTGAGGTCATGAATCACGGATTCCACTTCAAACTCATTGCGCTTGAACTCCGCCACCTCTACGGAATAGCGGAACTCCCGGTTCTTCCGGTTGAACTCCCTGCGGTAATAGCGGTTGCTGTCGTACTCGCCGTCGTTGTCTTCATCGGAATCTTCCTCCGCATCTCCTTTCAACCGCAATTTGGCGGTAATGGAATACATCCCCGTTTCCCCTTCCGGGAAGTTGAAATCCAGATCAAACGTACCTGCATCCGACGGTTTCACCTGCCTGACGGCAACTTCACGCTGCCGGCCGTCCCTGATCGTCAGCTGCACCTCTTCCACGGGCGTCACGCTGAGCTTGTTATCCAGCAGGGTACGCATGATCCCCTTCAAATGCATTGTCTCCGTCGGACGGTACAGATTCCTGTCCGAGAACATGAACACCTTGTTCTCCGCCGTGGTGGCGGGATTCAGGCCAAGTTCATTCCACCAGTAAGGCAGCGTCTCCACGTCAAAAGACCACAGCCCCACGCGGCCGTTCCAATCCTTCAAGGGGCTCAGGTAACTGTCCGCTCCGGACCGGACGCGCAAATAGGCGGCCTTTCCGCTCATGGGCAGGCGTACCGTGCCCTTCTCCACGGAGGCGGATGCAAGAAGACTGCCGTCCGCATCCAGAAGCTGTGCTTCCGCCTTTTCCGTCGCCTTGCCCGTAGCCAGAGAATATACGTACACGAACATGTCATCCGCCGTCTTCTTGTGCAGGACGCCCAGGTCCGTCACCTGCACGACAGCCTGTACGGCGTAGGCTGCCTGCTTCTCCTTGTTGAATTCCTTCCTGGTCCCGTCCGGTCCCGGCACGCCGAAAAGCTTGTATGCCGCCAATACCGGATCGCTCACCTGCCCTTCCACCTCAATGAAGTACATGCCCGGGTCCGCCTTCCCGCCGAAAAGCTCGTCCAATCCGATCACGGCTTCCGTCTTGCCGCGCACATCCACCTTCATCACTTCCTTTCTGTCTGCGGAAAGGAGTTCGGCAGGAAGAAAATGCCTGTCGTCCTTGTCCGTGACGGTACGCGGCAGCGGAGCCGCCTGGTCCCGTTCGTAAATCTTCTTGTAGGCTGTGAGCGTCCGGTGCTGCGCATCTTCACGAATGCGGTAGCCGCGTACGGTCAAATCCTTCAAATTGCTAACGGAAGCCTTCAATTTGCGCGACCCGGCAGACATGATGCCGTTATTCCCCGCATCCAGAAACAGGGAGGGATTTTCCGGGCGCACTTCCACATGGGAGCCGGCATTTGTGCCTTCCAGCCTCTGGCCGTCCACGGAACGGACGTTTTTCCACCTCCACTTCAAATTAAAGACGGGATTGCTTCCGCATACCAGCACGGGCAGGGAACCGTACCAATCCGGCCGCACAAGCTTCACCTTTGCCAGACGTTCACGATCCGGGCGTATCACTACCTCTTGATTCTGTCCCGTAGCCTCATTCTCCACCATGGCGGTAAAGCCGCGAACCTTTTCGTCATAAGGCATGGGGTTGTTATTTTTCCCGATGAAAAACTCGGCATGGTCACGGAAAAATTGATCCACATTCTCTATCTTTACCGGCTGCGTCCATTTCATGGTCAGACGACCTTCCTGATCTGACACCGTGCCATAATACGCGGAACAGGAAAATTTGGCCACCTTGCCCAGTCTTTCATCCCACTTCTCAGACTGTTTGCCCTGCGGAGAGGCCTCTCCAATGTCCGGAATGACAAAATAATAAGTGCTGCCATAAGAAAACAGGGTTTCCGGTTCTACTACGTACACGCCTGGAACGGGCGTATCGTCCGGCTTGCCCTGAAACTCCCTGCCCTGCACCCGGTACCTTACGCGGTACGCCTCCGCCTCCCGCACCTCCTTCAAAAGCGCCGGCCTCATTCTGGAAGCAATCGTATGGGGTTCCACGCCGGCTTTCTTCTGCTCATCCGTCAAAACCGTGGTAAAATAAGTTTTATTCAGCAGGGCTTCTTCTCCAGGAACGTAATCGGGGAGCACCAGGAAAAAACTCTCCCAAGGATAAATTTCATCATTCCTCCAATAACGGCTTGTGGATTCCAGATCGGCATTCAACTTCCTGCGCCCTGTCAGGCGGACGGCGTCCTCCGGAATGGGGGAGCCGTCCTGAAAACGCGCTCCTTCCTCCGGTTTCCATTCATAACTGGCCCTGAAATGGATGATATCCTGCGGACGGCACTCCAAAACATTCGGGGCAATCCATTTGGAAGAAAACTTCAAGTCTGGAGAAACACTCAGCAAGCCCGGCTTCAACGGCTTGCCAACCTCGGAGGACGCCACCACGGCCTTGTCAAACACAAGCTGGAAGGGCTGTCCCGTCGCCAAATGGGAAGGAACGGAAGAGGGATAGCGCACCGTTGTGGCGGCAAGAGAGGACGCGATGCTGCAAATACCTAATAGGCAAGCAACAATAAAAGAATGATGTTTCATGCAGGGAGGGGATTTTATACACTCCATCTTCTCCCCCTTTTAGGTTCTCAAGACAAGAAGAAAATCCGCGAATGGCAAAAAAACACATGCAGCAAAGCATTAACTATTCGTTGGATGGCATCGGTGCCTTATTCCGCACTCATGAAAACTTCCTCCTCAAGCACCCTGAAAATTGTTAAGCCTGCCACAAACCGGACCGGAGATTTTAAAACTATATCAGTTCACACAGTTTCCGCATTATTCAAAAACGGAATTATCTACTTTAATCCTGTCCCGCTTCAATTGTCTGATTTGTCTCCATCGGGTCATCGGATAAAAGAGGATTATAAGCGTTTAACATTCCCATCCCATCACCTGATGGATGATCATCAACACAACAACGCTATTCTATATAGTTCTGTTTTTTCCTCATCCGCACAGCATCGGATTCTTCCACAAGGCAGCCTTCCTCCACGCGCATAAGTTTCCGAAAGGCCATCATACCCTCTTCATTGCTCCATGCCAAGGGATTTAACCACATCGTATCTAAAAAATACTCATATTGGTTGTTTTGTTGTTTCGCCAGTTTGCTCGAATCCAAAAATACATACCATAGCGCTCCTTGAACGGGCGAGGCGATAAAACGTACACTCCCCTCCGTCCTGACTGTACCGGCATCAGGCAAGCTCTCCGCCTTTCGATGCAAGTTCAATAGGGAGCCCATGGGAACCTTGCCGCGCAATGACTTGACAACGCGGCACTGGCAGGCCCTGTCCCATACAAGGCCTCCCCCCCTAGGGATCGGAGTATACCGCGCCTCATAGGCGCATACGAGCAGGACGGTATCGGCTTTCTTTAAATAACTCGCCAGAACTGCCTCTCGCGATTCAGGCTCAATCTCACTTTGTTGAATCAAATCCGCACGAACTGCCGCACTACATAGGAAAAAAAACGTAAAAACAAAAAGAAAAAAGGATTTCATAATTCACATATACTTAAAATAAATGAAAAAACAAGACGATTTTCCAGCTTCTGGCTGCTAAAAAAGGGAGCGGACTGATCCGCTCCCTGAATTGACGTAATGTCCGCTTATTGCTTATCATTCAGCGCACTCCAGTAGAGTAGCAGAATCGCTCTCGGGCGGCATCCCCGGATTCTGGATGTCGATACTTTCCCCTGAAGAGGTCCTCTCCTTTTTTCCCAAAGCGGAGACAAGAGCGGGAAAACCACATCATTTGTCGGATTCCGGTTTAAAGCGGGCTGCTTCCGATTCGGCGGAAATTTTTGCCGGCTCGATATGCAGAAGCTTTTTCATGGCACGGCCAGGGTCACTCTCCGTCATCGGAAAATATCTGACGCAATCTCCCAGGCTGTAGAAATCCAGCCCATAAATGCTGTCAGCCGGAGTGAAATCTTCCGACGTATCCGGCAGTTTTTCTACATTCTTGGAAGAGGCAAGAACATAAGTCAACAAACAATCAGAAGACATGGTTATTTCTGGAGCGCTGCCCTCAGGGAGTTTATTGGCGTGCCCGTTCCACTTGACCAAGGCTTCTACGGGAATATCCCCCCGCAGCGACTGAACGACGCGGGCATAGTGCATTGTTCCCTGATCAGTGGACACTATTTTGTAAATGATGACAGCCAGGACCACATCGCTTTTTTCTAAATTCCGAGCTGTACCCCTGAGAAAACTATCCTGTTCGACTTCAGCCTGCGTAGCAACATGGGAAGAAGAGGCTAACTCTCCATGGGCTATGGTTGAAAGTAGCCCTGAAAATAAAATGCAAAGAAAAGAAACACGCTTCATAATGTATTTATTAGATACTGAAATTTTGGTTTATATTCAAGAAAAAATAGGGTAAATAAAAAAATGTCTACCCTATAAATATATTATTAAACGGAACTATATAGGATAGTCTTGTTGTATTGATGATTATCCATCAGGTGATGGGATGGGAATGTTAAACGCTTATAATGCTCTTTTATTCGATGAGCAGATGGAGACAAATCAGACAATTGAAGCGGGACAGAATTAAAGTAGATAATTATGTTCAAAATCTGTCCGGAAGAAAAGCCTATTCTCTCTTGTATCCCTTCTTCCAAGAAACTGAATATTCTCACGTAAACGTATAAGGCGTGGAAACCCTTGTGGCACAAATTATTGCCACAACCGTTCAAGGTAAGTTGCCTGTAACATTCTCTCCCTTTTCTCTCTTGTACGGTTGAATAAAACAACTAACTCTGATCCTGATTTTTACATTTTACAAATCCTTCACCAACCTGATTTACAAGACAATGAACAATACCCAAATTACCCAGGAACCCCGTTATCCCTTCGTTCCCATGTTCGCCAATGGGCAACCGCAGGCCGACTTCTACGCCAACGGCATCACCGCCCCCGTTCTCATCTCCCCTCGCTCCGCTTCCGATGACACTCGCCATGAATGGACCGGGTACCTCAAGATCATGAAACGCGGTACCTATTTCCTCTCCCTGGACGCCGATTCCTCCATCTCCCTGGCCATCCCATTCAAGAATGTAGAGTTCACGAAGGAAGCAAAGGACCTTTCCGTGAAGCCGGAGAGCGTCGTGCTGGAACAGGGGTATTACTGGTGCCGAATCGTCCATGAATACCACCCCACCCTGGGCTCCGGACAGGAGTTCTGCATTGCCGTTCTTTCCGACAAGACGGATGTGCCCGATATCAATTCCTACCTCGACCCCAATGTAACTCCTCCGGACAAGGAAGGGGAGGAAGTTATCACCCTGGTCAATCTTTATCGGGACGAGGAAGAGGAGACCACCTCCAGCAGCTCTTCGGAAGGGGGAGGGTTTGATTTTGGGTTTGATCCCAAGTCAAGCAGCTCCAGTTCCAGTTCCAGTTCCAGCTCCAGTTCCAGCTCCAGTTCCAGCTCCAGCTCCAGTTCCAGTTCCAGTTCCAGTTCCAGCTCCAGTTCCAGCTCCAGTTCCAGTTCCAGTTCCAGTTCCAGTTCCAGCTCCAGCTCCAGCTCCAGCTCCAGTTCCAGTTCCAGTTCCAGTTCCAGTTCCAGTTCCAGCTCCAGCTCCAGCTCCAGCTCCAGCTCCAGCTCCAGTTCCAGCTCCAGTTCCAGCTCCAGTTCCAGCTCCAGCTCCAGTTCCAGCTCCAGCTCCAGCTCCAGCTCCAGCTCCAGTTCCAGCTCCAGCTCCAGCTCCAGCTCCAGTTCCAGCTCCAGCTCCAGCTCCAGCTCCAGCTCCAGCTCCAGCTCCAGTTCCAGTTCCAGTTCCAGTTCCAGTTCCAGTTCCAGTTCCAGTTCCAGCTCCAGTTCCAGCTCCAGTTCCAGCTCCAGTTCCAGCTCCAGTTCCAGCTCCAGTTCCAGCTCCAGTTCCAGTTCCGGTTCCAGCTCCAGTTCCAGCAGCAATTCCTCTTCCTCCTCCAGCGGACCGGAAGAAGAAGGCTGCCCATGCCCCTGTTCCTGCAAATGCGAGGAAGAAAGCGCTCAATCCGAGTGTGACAAGAATGGAGGACCCAACTCTGCCGGAGGCCACTCCTTCGGCGGCAATCCGAATGATCCCGACGACTGTGAAGGCATGCTGGAAGTCGGCGGGGAAAACTCCGGAGGCGGGGGTGAAGGAGGCGGAGCTACTACCTTTGCCACCTTCAGTTTCCGAGCCAATCCTCAATGCTCCATCGGACTGCGCTACAAGCATCCCCTCGAATGGACCTGCTCCTGGGACTCCGCTTCCCGCCAGGCAACTGTCAAGCGCCCAACCGGCAGCTCCATCTCTTTCCGCGCCGCCGCCGGAAGCGCCGACGCTCCCGTTTCCGGAGGCTCACGCAAACTCAACTACAGGGTCCGGCTGCTCAACCAGGACAAGTCTCCCTGCACTGACGGAAATCCCATTTATCTGGACATGGTCCAGAGCAATGGAAGTACCCTGCGCTTCTCGGCTTCCACCGGCAAGGTTGTCTCCCTGATTTCTTCTTCCGGGGTGGAAACCACGGCGGAAGCCTATGCTGCCAAACTCCAGGTCAACCGCCATCCCTCCACCGGCGCCATCCAAAGCATCTGGTCCCAGTCGCAGGGTCTTCTCCAGGCAGTGCCTGAAGGCAACAAACTCACCCTGGAGTGGTACTCCCCCTCCCAGGTGAACAAAACCGCCCGGAGCGTAACTGCTTCCGGGACTCCCTACAAGACGGTCAGCTATGAAAATACTGTCAAGGATGGAGAACCCGTGATGCTCATCACCGAGCAGAGGCAGGGCATGCCCGCCTTCCGCACGGAGCGGAAAGTGGAAGGCAACAATGTAACTATCACCCAGGGTGAAGGGGACGAGCGCATCGTACGGCGGATTGAGCGCAATTTCCTGCCCGGCTCCAAGTGGGAAATGATTGAGAGCTACCGCAAGATCAACGAGGAAACGCCCGTATCCTGCGTACGCACCGTCCAGAAGAGCACGGACGGAGGCTGGCTGACCATCAGCAGCACGGAAGGCTACGATACTCCTCTGGCCCAAACAACACTCTACACGTATAACGACCAGTTCCGCGTGTCATTGGAAATCAAGCCCGACGGAGGCTACACGCGCTATGAGTACGACGACCAGGGCCGGGTGGTTCTGGAAGCAACACCGTGGGCAGGAGGAGGAGAAAAAGGAACACGTACCACCTATGCCGACCTGCGTTTCAATGATTTCAGGCCGGCAACGGAAAGGGAAATCATCATTGCCCAGGACGGAACGGAAACCGTTCTGAACCAAAGGAGCTACACTTATGAAGACAGCCACGAAGTCAACCGGACCACAGTTACAGAGACGGCTCTGGGCTCCGATGAGGTTCACACAAGCATCTCGGAGACTTATGGAGAAGCAACACAATACCCTTATGCCCGGGGAAGACAGAAGATGAGCCAGGGTATCAACGGCGTTCAGACCGTCTATACCTATGAAGCCACCACGGATCATGGTGCTACCCACAAGGTGACCTCAACTGTCCAGGCAAACGGGAGCATTGTTCCCGGCCAAAGTACCAGAACCGTGCAATACGTCGCTGAAAACGGCACCACCACCAGACAGGAGCAATACGTCCACACAGGTGAAAATTGGTCTTTAATTACTTCGGAAGATTATGAATACGATGTTGAACTTCGCCGTACCAAGACGACGAAGGGCAATGGACGCATCCGCACGACGGAATGGATGTGCTGCGGTCCCTTGAGAGAAACCGACGAAGATGGCATCACAACCAGCTACGCATACAACTCGGCCAAGCAACTAGTTGAAACTATTCGTTCCGCCACGGAAACCACGCCTGAAACCATCACCAGCTACATTTATGATGCCGCAGGAAGGATTATTTCCACACGAAAGGATGTCGGTGCCCTGACGACGGTTGAAAGCACGGAGTACGACGATTTGGGAAGGGTTATTTCCACAACCGATATCCTCGGACGTGTGACCAGGACCCAATACAGTGACAATCAACTCACCACCACCATTACCAATCCTTCAGGGGCGACTCAAGTAGTTCAAAAATATTATGATGGATTCATTATATTCCGGGGAGGAACCGGTCAGCGGGAAACCGAAGCACAGATTAATTTAACACCAGAAGGAATCCTCATTACTATCTTTTCTCAAGGTTCTATCCTCACCAAAACCTTGGAAAACGGCTTTGGTCAAACTATTCGACAAGAACAACCAAATACTTTGGGAGAATTCATTATCACAAGAAACTACTACAACGACAAAGGACAGCTCATCTGTACCCAGACAGAAGATATGGCACCTACAATGACTTCCTATAATGAAATTGGTTACGCAATTAAAGAAACCATTCTTTTGGATCAGTTTAACCCGGACAATGTCACGAAGAACAGAATATCGGAAAATACAATATGTCATCAAATCAGGGAAGATGGCGTATACCAATTACAAACATTCATAACGTACAATACTGCAGGTTTTCCTCTTACACAAATCAAAGAAAGTTTAATTTCTGAATTGAGTTCAGTATTAAAAAAGAAAAATATTACTACAGACATTTATGGACATCAGAGTATGCAGTGGACAGAATACGGAGGCCCTACTCAATGTATCCATTACAGTCAAATCCCTACCTCCGACATCGTGGCTACATTTCTTGCCGTAGATAATTTTACGGTAACTCAGACCGACCATGCCGGTATCCATTTCTCACAGGAAAGATCCTACACCACTAAAGGCATGATTTTACAGCAAACCGATGCCCGAGGAAATGTCACCACAACAGAATTTGATATTGCCGGACGCTCCGTCAAGGTTACCAATCCTGCTGGAAATGTAACAGCGATCCGCTATTCATCTTATTATGATTCTCCAATCTGCATAACCAATGCTCTGGGAGACACCATCTGCTATTCCTATGACATTCGTGGTAGAAAGACGGCTGAATTCGGAACTGCTACACGCCCCCTTTGTTTTGCTTATGATGAAACCGACCATATGGTAACTCTCACCACTTTCAGAACGGGAGAAGGAGATATCGCAACTGATCCTTCTGACCGTACTGATGGAGATAGTACTACATGGCTATATGATACGGCTACGGGGTTCGAATTGAAAAAGACCTATGCGGACGGCTCCTGTACCGTCAAAACTTATGATCGGCTCAATCGTCTGGAAACCGTCACCAAAGCACGTGGTATCATTACCAGCTATGCATATGCACAACTTACCGGAGAACTCATTTCTGTCACCCATAATGACGCCACTCCTCCTTGGCACTTCAACTACAACCATCTCGGACAGATAATTTCTATCACTGACGCTTCCGGTATTAGAGAACTTTCCTACGACGCCTATGGCAAAATGATCCAAGATACTTCCTTTGGAACTGTAGAAAATTGTCTTCAGGAAAATTTCGATTCTTTTGGCCGTTCTTCTGGATATTGTTTGATGCTTGGAACACGTACTGTTCAACATTCCTCTCTTGGTTATAACCACAAAGGAGCTATCACTAGAATGGATTTAGAAGAATTGACATCTCCCTTCACTTGGGAATATGATAATGTTAGTGGTTTCCTTAAACAATTATCCTATCCTAATGGTCTCGTCCGCAAGAACATCTATCATCCCACTCTCAACCTTTTTTCATCCATCAACTATGAGGACTTGGAAAATGGCGATATGATTGCCGGACATACCTATCAATATGACGAACTGATGCGTCCAATACAACGCCAAAACTTCTGGGATGCAACCACAAGTACAACAAGAAATTTTACCTATAATAGTAGAAGTGAGTTGGTCAATGACCAGTTCTTAGCAGGAGAGAACTTTGTATACCAATACGACAATATAGGTAACCGCAAAATCTCCCGGGAGCTGGAAGGAGAAAGATACTATAATACCAACCGACTCAACCAATATATAACTATCAACCGAGAAGAAACGTCATTCATACCTTCTTACGATGCAGACGGCAATCAAACACATATCAAAACTTCAACAGGCGTTTGGA
Protein-coding sequences here:
- a CDS encoding RHS repeat-associated core domain-containing protein, whose translation is MLEVGGENSGGGGEGGGATTFATFSFRANPQCSIGLRYKHPLEWTCSWDSASRQATVKRPTGSSISFRAAAGSADAPVSGGSRKLNYRVRLLNQDKSPCTDGNPIYLDMVQSNGSTLRFSASTGKVVSLISSSGVETTAEAYAAKLQVNRHPSTGAIQSIWSQSQGLLQAVPEGNKLTLEWYSPSQVNKTARSVTASGTPYKTVSYENTVKDGEPVMLITEQRQGMPAFRTERKVEGNNVTITQGEGDERIVRRIERNFLPGSKWEMIESYRKINEETPVSCVRTVQKSTDGGWLTISSTEGYDTPLAQTTLYTYNDQFRVSLEIKPDGGYTRYEYDDQGRVVLEATPWAGGGEKGTRTTYADLRFNDFRPATEREIIIAQDGTETVLNQRSYTYEDSHEVNRTTVTETALGSDEVHTSISETYGEATQYPYARGRQKMSQGINGVQTVYTYEATTDHGATHKVTSTVQANGSIVPGQSTRTVQYVAENGTTTRQEQYVHTGENWSLITSEDYEYDVELRRTKTTKGNGRIRTTEWMCCGPLRETDEDGITTSYAYNSAKQLVETIRSATETTPETITSYIYDAAGRIISTRKDVGALTTVESTEYDDLGRVISTTDILGRVTRTQYSDNQLTTTITNPSGATQVVQKYYDGFIIFRGGTGQRETEAQINLTPEGILITIFSQGSILTKTLENGFGQTIRQEQPNTLGEFIITRNYYNDKGQLICTQTEDMAPTMTSYNEIGYAIKETILLDQFNPDNVTKNRISENTICHQIREDGVYQLQTFITYNTAGFPLTQIKESLISELSSVLKKKNITTDIYGHQSMQWTEYGGPTQCIHYSQIPTSDIVATFLAVDNFTVTQTDHAGIHFSQERSYTTKGMILQQTDARGNVTTTEFDIAGRSVKVTNPAGNVTAIRYSSYYDSPICITNALGDTICYSYDIRGRKTAEFGTATRPLCFAYDETDHMVTLTTFRTGEGDIATDPSDRTDGDSTTWLYDTATGFELKKTYADGSCTVKTYDRLNRLETVTKARGIITSYAYAQLTGELISVTHNDATPPWHFNYNHLGQIISITDASGIRELSYDAYGKMIQDTSFGTVENCLQENFDSFGRSSGYCLMLGTRTVQHSSLGYNHKGAITRMDLEELTSPFTWEYDNVSGFLKQLSYPNGLVRKNIYHPTLNLFSSINYEDLENGDMIAGHTYQYDELMRPIQRQNFWDATTSTTRNFTYNSRSELVNDQFLAGENFVYQYDNIGNRKISRELEGERYYNTNRLNQYITINREETSFIPSYDADGNQTHIKTSTGVWNVSYDANDRPISFTSEDNRLVISFKYDCIGRCFEKKVVVNKITDSHIYYLYRGYLQIAELDLMHPEAMLVKSYWWDPNEPLTTRLLMMKCWKENMAAKKEHFYYLYDSLKNVTSIFGEQKERKALYEYSSFGQVLKSEGDIAQFNKFRFSCEYMDDELGLIYYNYRHFNPTDGRWINRDPITERGGWNLYEFVSNANNKIDYLGLNDCYWSSTANMPLPRPTSSTPEPDEPDGLESFEKALNENLKTLSEYKCTFLITYSQHGNIVGEKFDTKAVVEKVKMLIQKKFDKDCLTIKEVPSHTPECLIETMKKEKCLCGIVYIGHSSTNPSRMIFDPAANGQKSIASSQTEGNPHRYPPTCLPVDNLLPCNTSAIFGCQSAKGENSISESISKHFCGTVVGSKGKLNFDGGNPYTPSFLWMGGSEFVKFKNAKEKEKEVPKECCCTKEKKDVE